The genomic segment GGCACAGGCTATACTCTCTTGGGCCGCTGGAGATCACCCTCATCGTACTAGCGGTTATCCTGGTGTTCGGAGTGGGTAAGCTGGCCAACGTTGGTGGCGCGCTGGGGAAGAGCATCCGCGAGTTCCGCCGCGAAAGAGATCGAAAAGACGATGACGTGCCCCAGGTAACGACAACCGAGGCCAAAGGCAACAAGGCCGTCGCTCAGCTAGAGGCCGAGCCTGCAACGGAGAAGGCCTGCCCCAACTGCGGTGAGAAGATGCCCCAGAACGCCAAGTTCTGCATGAGATGCGGGGCGAAGATGCAAGGCCACGGCTAGAAGCCGGCCCAGAGACAAGAGAGATACGCCACTACC from the Chloroflexota bacterium genome contains:
- a CDS encoding zinc-ribbon domain-containing protein; the encoded protein is MQSFCRTPVEGGHRLYSLGPLEITLIVLAVILVFGVGKLANVGGALGKSIREFRRERDRKDDDVPQVTTTEAKGNKAVAQLEAEPATEKACPNCGEKMPQNAKFCMRCGAKMQGHG